In Chelonoidis abingdonii isolate Lonesome George chromosome 22, CheloAbing_2.0, whole genome shotgun sequence, one genomic interval encodes:
- the SELPLG gene encoding P-selectin glycoprotein ligand 1 encodes MPAPILCRQPSSSQDQMAPIRATLLLLFSSLLQASAYKLPAIQLSGQDDTVRESMAAGGLPAAEGSQRGQWLWDTAGAGSTDFSVFNREKREAEVKSSNHSTEETTTTTTSHNNTFSMTPSEHPMEEPKSSPDPDQLDESTSQENQYNDSTATAEPLFDDSTDNISTEVVKVTAGSHLDTLAKAAPTQGCSNVSSEAVVVGTEEILVSSTESMEHVSSVGPMGVKELGESSPTSPPESQTESSDGVLLVKELASWRPGLSVVGKTHSPHARPTAGGSVTAKLPLQVLPIHTNILVGKCLLAIFILALVAATFIICTAILATLLWRQKRVCRVRRHNNTEMVCISALLPNSEPVANGEKTSKIKRMKLSTDNSSENEGDNLTVSSFLPDH; translated from the exons ATGCCTGCTCCCATCCTTTGCCGGCAGCCCTCTTCAAGCCAGG ATCAAATGGCTCCAATCCGggccactctgctgctgctgttttcgaGCCTGCTCCAGGCCTCTGCTTACAAGCTGCCAGCCATCCAGCTCAGTGGCCAAGATGATACAGTTCGAGAGAGCATGGCAGCAGGCGGGCTTCCTGCAGCTGAGGGCTCTCAGCGGGGCCAGTGGCTGTGGGacacagcaggggctgggagcactgACTTCTCTGTGTTTAACCGTGAGAAGAGGGAAGCTGAGGTGAAGTCATCCAATCATTCCACTGAagagaccaccaccaccaccaccagccacAACAACACATTCTCCATGACTCCTTCAGAGCATCCCATGGAAGAACCCAAGTCCTCTCCAGATCCTGACCAGTTAGACGAAAGTACGTCCCAAGAAAACCAATATAATGATTCTACCGCTACAGCAGAGCCATTGTTTGATGACAGTACTGACAACATCTCCACAGAAGTGGTCAAAGTTACAGCGGGCAGCCATCTTGATACCCTAGCCAAGGCGGCCCCAACTCAGGGCTGCAGCAATGTCTCCTCAGAAGCGGTAGTCGTTGGGACAGAAGAAATCCTCGTGAGCAGCACAGAGAGCATGGAACATGTCTCCTCTGTCGGGCCAATGGGAGtgaaggagctgggggagagctcACCTACTTCACCACCTGAATCTCAGACAGAGTCCTCTGACGGAGTTCTGCTTGTGAAGGAGTTGGCCAGTTGGAGGCCTGGCCTCTCTGTGGTGGGAAAGACGCATTCTCCTCACGCGAGGCCCACAGCGGGTGGCTCTGTCACAGCGAAACTCCCCTTGCAGGTTCTGCCCATTCACACAAATATCCTGGTGGGGAAGTGTTTGCTGGCCATCTTCATCCTAGCTCTTGTGGCTGCCACCTTCATCATCTGCACCGCCATCCTCGCCACCCTGCTGTGGCGCCAGAAGCGTGTCTGCCGGGTGCGCCGGCACAACAACACTGAGATGGTGTGTATCTCGGCCCTGCTGCCCAACAGCGAGCCAGTGGCCAATGGGGAGAAGACCAGCAAGATAAAGAGGATGAAGTTGTCCACAGACAACAGCTCGGAGAACGAAGGAGACAACCTGACTGTGAGCAGCTTCCTGCCAGACCATTAG